From one Gemella morbillorum genomic stretch:
- a CDS encoding SMI1/KNR4 family protein, translated as MSIEKVYDYFHNYDSKVYQIFACMGNEPSEKDILNFEKQYDISLPDDFKEFTMSPLGGLYMEVREELWPRAKVYDVAPFWTFCRGIMVYGIAKGIPDYLDIRVKTKELHDEGLEDYIPFFSIIGDGNTIFCFDKNNRIVALDWYSKVAFVEDEVNFSDFLLKKIKELEERKTQMIETLENRKISE; from the coding sequence ATGTCGATAGAAAAAGTCTATGATTATTTTCATAACTATGATTCTAAGGTATATCAGATTTTTGCTTGTATGGGGAATGAACCATCAGAAAAAGATATATTAAATTTTGAGAAGCAGTATGATATAAGTCTTCCTGATGATTTTAAAGAGTTTACTATGTCTCCTTTGGGAGGACTTTACATGGAAGTCAGAGAAGAATTATGGCCAAGAGCTAAGGTATACGATGTAGCTCCATTTTGGACATTTTGTCGAGGAATTATGGTATATGGTATTGCAAAAGGAATACCAGATTATCTAGATATTCGTGTAAAAACAAAAGAATTACATGATGAAGGCTTAGAAGACTATATTCCATTTTTTTCAATAATAGGTGATGGAAACACAATATTTTGCTTTGATAAAAATAATAGAATTGTCGCACTTGATTGGTATTCTAAAGTTGCTTTTGTGGAAGATGAAGTGAACTTTTCTGATTTCTTGCTTAAGAAAATTAAAGAGTTGGAAGAACGTAAAACGCAAATGATAGAGACGCTCGAAAATAGAAAAATTAGTGAATAA
- a CDS encoding phosphocarrier protein HPr: MLQKEFKVIDETGIHARPATLLVQAASKFQSNIELEYNGRKVNLKSIMGVMSLGVGKDADITIYVDGADEAEALAALEETMKKEGLA; encoded by the coding sequence ATGCTACAAAAAGAATTTAAAGTAATTGACGAAACAGGAATTCACGCAAGACCAGCAACACTATTAGTGCAAGCTGCATCAAAATTCCAATCTAATATTGAATTAGAATACAATGGTCGTAAAGTTAACTTAAAATCAATCATGGGTGTTATGAGTTTAGGAGTTGGAAAAGACGCAGATATAACTATTTATGTTGATGGAGCTGATGAAGCTGAAGCACTTGCTGCTTTAGAAGAAACAATGAAGAAAGAAGGATTAGCATAA
- a CDS encoding ornithine cyclodeaminase family protein, with translation MLILTKEDIKKCITMQETIETCKSAMLSYSLKKTNIPLRTNISVANHNGQVLFMPGSVNSNTESLGLKIVSVYPNNTEKKLPTVPATMLTLDEKTGIVNGLLDGTYLTALRTAALQGLATDLLARKDSKIASLIGTGGQAYEQAHALLTVRKLDELRIVGRNFEKTKNFVEILKNDFSNFETKIVAYKDANDAVQNSDIITTVTNSKTPTFDSKFVKKGAHINGIGSFTPEMIEIPVDLITKENKIYLDTYDGVLSEAGEILSALDKQHITTKDFKGELGELLLDFSLGRTSEDDITIFKSVGTAVLDIVCGSEIIKKAEKNNIGINIDI, from the coding sequence ATGCTTATATTAACTAAAGAAGATATAAAAAAATGTATTACTATGCAAGAAACTATTGAAACTTGCAAAAGTGCTATGTTAAGTTACTCACTAAAGAAAACAAATATACCTCTTCGCACAAATATTTCTGTAGCCAATCACAACGGTCAAGTCTTATTTATGCCAGGTTCTGTAAATTCTAATACTGAATCACTTGGGCTAAAAATAGTTTCTGTTTACCCAAATAATACAGAAAAAAAATTACCTACCGTTCCTGCAACTATGTTGACACTTGATGAAAAAACTGGAATTGTTAATGGACTTTTAGATGGGACTTATCTCACTGCACTACGTACAGCAGCTCTTCAAGGCTTAGCTACTGATTTATTAGCTCGCAAAGATTCAAAAATAGCCTCATTAATCGGAACTGGAGGACAAGCATACGAACAAGCACACGCTCTTCTAACTGTTAGAAAATTAGATGAGCTACGTATTGTTGGTAGAAATTTCGAAAAAACGAAAAACTTTGTTGAAATTTTGAAAAATGATTTTTCTAATTTTGAAACTAAAATTGTCGCATATAAAGATGCAAATGATGCTGTACAAAATTCCGATATAATTACAACTGTCACGAATTCAAAAACACCTACCTTTGATAGTAAATTTGTTAAAAAAGGAGCACATATTAACGGAATTGGCTCATTCACACCAGAAATGATAGAAATTCCTGTTGACTTAATTACAAAAGAGAACAAAATATATTTAGACACTTATGATGGCGTCCTTAGCGAAGCTGGTGAAATATTATCGGCATTGGATAAACAACATATAACAACAAAGGATTTTAAAGGAGAACTCGGAGAATTGCTACTAGATTTTTCGCTAGGCCGTACCTCTGAAGATGACATTACTATATTCAAATCAGTTGGAACAGCTGTTTTAGACATAGTTTGCGGCTCAGAAATTATAAAAAAAGCAGAAAAAAATAATATTGGCATAAACATAGATATATAA
- a CDS encoding DUF1700 domain-containing protein, whose amino-acid sequence MNKKQFCTLLENELRIYLSSEEVYKTLNFFKEMIDDRVDEGLSEEQAVSQLGNIDDIVGQILDEHNIKKRQKKLVWRFIPQKTPSVANIIIAIILFPIWITIFSLVASFFLVFISLIFSLVVSVIAFFVGGIALILKAPFYLIYEKNIAYCLDTLGFGFIITGIGLIGIYYLLKSLKKVRKNGWSFKKMFVKVFKKEVYINE is encoded by the coding sequence ATGAATAAAAAACAGTTTTGTACTCTTTTGGAAAATGAATTAAGAATATATTTATCTTCGGAAGAAGTATATAAGACTCTTAATTTTTTCAAAGAAATGATTGACGATCGTGTTGATGAAGGATTAAGCGAAGAACAAGCTGTATCGCAATTAGGTAATATAGACGATATTGTTGGTCAAATTTTAGATGAACATAATATCAAAAAAAGACAGAAAAAATTAGTATGGAGATTTATACCACAAAAAACACCCTCAGTAGCTAATATAATTATTGCTATAATACTTTTCCCTATTTGGATTACCATTTTTTCTTTAGTAGCTAGCTTTTTTCTAGTTTTTATATCTTTAATATTCAGTTTAGTAGTTTCAGTAATTGCTTTTTTCGTTGGAGGTATTGCTCTCATATTAAAAGCACCCTTCTACCTTATATATGAAAAGAACATAGCTTACTGTTTAGATACTTTAGGCTTTGGTTTTATTATTACAGGAATTGGTTTAATAGGAATTTATTATCTATTAAAATCATTAAAAAAAGTAAGGAAAAATGGTTGGAGTTTCAAAAAAATGTTTGTAAAAGTTTTCAAAAAAGAGGTATATATCAATGAATAA
- the ruvB gene encoding Holliday junction branch migration DNA helicase RuvB: MEERMVSAHLNDGEENEEQSLRPKFLNQYIGQEQIKNNLKIFIEAAKLRAEVLDHCLLYGPPGLGKTTLATIIANEMGVGIKYTSGPAIEKSGDLAAILTSLEPGDVLFIDEIHRISRSIEEILYSAMEDFYLDIVIGKGDESRNIRIELPPFTLVGATTRAGALTAPLRDRFGVHCRLEFYNVDELKNIIDRTSDIFNCEIDEQSSYEIAMRSRGTPRIANRLLKRVRDFAQVKNDGVITQKLATSSLDLLQVDGQGLDSIDYKILECLIKRYDGRAVGLETIAITIGEESITIEDVYEPYLVKEGFIERTPRGRRATPKAYKHLGIEYIEK, from the coding sequence ATGGAAGAACGAATGGTATCTGCTCATTTAAATGACGGAGAAGAAAATGAAGAACAATCGTTAAGACCTAAATTCCTAAATCAATATATAGGTCAAGAACAAATTAAAAATAATCTTAAGATTTTTATTGAAGCAGCAAAACTTCGTGCAGAAGTCTTGGATCATTGTCTTCTTTATGGTCCTCCAGGATTAGGGAAAACAACACTTGCGACAATAATAGCTAATGAAATGGGTGTAGGGATAAAGTATACTTCAGGTCCAGCAATTGAAAAATCGGGTGACTTGGCCGCAATATTAACTAGTCTAGAGCCAGGAGATGTGTTATTTATTGATGAGATACATCGTATAAGTCGCTCAATAGAAGAAATTTTATATTCAGCAATGGAAGACTTTTACCTTGATATAGTTATAGGAAAAGGAGATGAATCTCGAAATATAAGAATAGAACTACCTCCTTTTACTTTGGTAGGAGCTACAACACGTGCAGGAGCATTAACGGCACCGTTAAGAGATAGATTTGGAGTTCATTGTCGTTTGGAGTTTTATAATGTAGACGAACTTAAAAATATAATTGATAGAACATCAGATATTTTTAATTGTGAGATTGATGAACAAAGTTCTTATGAAATAGCTATGCGTTCTAGAGGAACCCCACGAATAGCCAATCGTCTGCTTAAACGAGTTCGAGATTTCGCTCAAGTGAAAAATGATGGAGTAATAACTCAAAAACTAGCAACTTCTTCACTGGATTTGCTTCAAGTAGATGGACAAGGCTTAGACAGTATAGATTATAAAATATTAGAATGTCTAATTAAGCGTTATGATGGTCGTGCTGTTGGATTAGAAACTATTGCAATAACAATTGGAGAAGAAAGTATTACAATAGAAGATGTTTATGAACCTTATTTAGTTAAAGAAGGTTTTATAGAGAGAACTCCGAGAGGTCGTCGCGCGACACCTAAAGCATATAAACATTTAGGAATTGAATATATAGAAAAATAA
- a CDS encoding PadR family transcriptional regulator, which produces MESQLKRGLLEICVLATLRNSESYGYKIIKDVSDVIPISESTLYPILKRLEANNCVTSYSVEHNSRLRKYYKITDIGLNKIQEFLIDWQVISNAHKYILGDEQHE; this is translated from the coding sequence ATGGAATCTCAATTAAAAAGAGGATTATTGGAAATCTGTGTCCTCGCTACTTTACGTAATTCCGAATCATATGGTTATAAAATTATAAAAGATGTATCAGATGTAATTCCAATATCAGAATCAACATTATATCCTATCTTAAAACGTTTAGAAGCGAATAATTGTGTTACTTCTTATTCGGTAGAACACAATAGTAGACTAAGAAAATATTATAAAATCACGGATATTGGTCTTAACAAAATTCAAGAATTTCTTATTGACTGGCAAGTGATTAGTAATGCACATAAATATATTTTAGGAGATGAACAACATGAATAA
- a CDS encoding phosphate/phosphite/phosphonate ABC transporter substrate-binding protein: protein MRKILLIIFSFIFIFSIAGCSSKTENKKSEEKVIKMGFVPLKNSEQLIEDVKPIAEYLSERLGVKVEAFTASNYIGVVEGIGSGSVDFGIIPPFSALLAQKQSNAQPLLTSKGTTGKPGYTAELYVRKDSGIKSLQDVKGKKVAFVDPSSSSGYIYPGAMLVKAGINLEKDISYQFSGGHDKSLQLLLNRDVDVIATFDGVPERYKKDFPNAVNEVEKLATSDMIPGVMVTASNKMDKELQEKLKQALLDIEKDPKLKELFKKMFSITGFSDVDQDAYSKVEATAKIMNVDLDKVK from the coding sequence ATGAGAAAAATACTGTTGATAATTTTTAGTTTTATATTTATTTTTTCTATTGCAGGATGTTCTTCTAAGACAGAAAATAAAAAATCAGAAGAAAAAGTAATAAAAATGGGATTTGTTCCTCTTAAAAATAGTGAACAACTGATAGAGGATGTTAAACCGATTGCTGAGTATCTAAGTGAAAGGTTGGGTGTAAAAGTAGAGGCATTTACTGCTAGTAACTATATTGGAGTAGTAGAAGGTATAGGTAGTGGAAGTGTTGATTTTGGAATTATTCCACCATTTTCTGCTTTATTAGCTCAAAAACAAAGTAATGCTCAACCATTGTTGACTTCAAAAGGTACAACTGGGAAACCAGGATATACAGCAGAGTTATATGTAAGAAAAGATTCAGGTATAAAATCTTTACAAGACGTAAAAGGTAAAAAAGTTGCCTTTGTCGATCCTTCTTCATCATCAGGATATATTTATCCAGGTGCTATGCTGGTTAAAGCAGGAATCAATCTTGAAAAAGATATTAGTTATCAATTTAGTGGTGGACATGATAAAAGTTTACAACTTTTACTGAATAGAGATGTTGATGTTATTGCTACATTTGATGGTGTACCAGAAAGATATAAAAAAGATTTTCCAAATGCAGTTAATGAAGTTGAAAAGTTAGCAACAAGCGATATGATACCTGGAGTTATGGTAACAGCATCGAATAAAATGGATAAAGAATTACAAGAAAAATTAAAACAAGCCTTGCTTGATATAGAAAAAGATCCAAAATTAAAAGAGTTATTTAAAAAAATGTTTAGTATAACTGGATTTTCAGATGTAGACCAAGATGCGTACTCTAAGGTTGAAGCAACTGCAAAAATTATGAATGTTGATTTAGATAAAGTAAAATAG
- the pheS gene encoding phenylalanine--tRNA ligase subunit alpha produces MSLENIKKEYLELVKDIKNEKELYDLRVKFLGKKGALTEIMKGARDLSPEERPTFGKLVNEVKTFINESLEERKAELAEKALELKLASENIDVTLPSRKVDLGGMNPLNKVIEEVEEIFISMGYSVAEGPEVETDKFNFEMLNLPKDHPARDMQDTFYITNELLMRTQTSPVQAREMLKSNGQGPVKILCPGKVFRRDSDDATHSHQFAQIEGLVVDKNITFSDLKGTLEYFIKSVFGENKKIRLRPSFFPFTEPSVEVDVSWGNEDDENNIKWLEILGAGMVHPNVLEMAGFDTEEYSGFAFGMGVERIAMLKYGVSDIRSFYTNDIRFLQQFNNDRND; encoded by the coding sequence ATGTCTTTAGAAAATATAAAAAAAGAATATCTTGAATTAGTAAAAGATATTAAAAACGAAAAAGAATTGTATGACCTAAGAGTCAAATTTTTAGGTAAAAAAGGTGCACTAACAGAAATTATGAAAGGTGCTAGAGACCTTTCTCCAGAAGAGAGACCAACATTTGGGAAACTAGTTAATGAAGTGAAGACTTTCATTAATGAGAGCTTAGAAGAGCGAAAAGCAGAATTAGCAGAAAAAGCATTAGAGTTAAAACTTGCAAGTGAAAATATTGATGTTACTTTACCTAGTAGAAAAGTAGATTTAGGTGGAATGAATCCACTAAATAAAGTCATAGAAGAAGTAGAAGAAATATTCATTTCTATGGGGTATTCAGTGGCAGAAGGTCCAGAAGTTGAAACAGATAAATTTAATTTTGAAATGTTAAATCTTCCAAAAGATCATCCAGCACGTGATATGCAAGATACATTTTATATTACTAACGAACTTCTTATGAGGACTCAAACATCTCCTGTTCAAGCAAGAGAAATGTTAAAATCTAATGGTCAAGGTCCTGTTAAAATTCTTTGTCCTGGTAAAGTATTCCGTCGTGATAGTGATGATGCTACTCACTCACATCAATTTGCTCAAATTGAAGGATTAGTAGTTGATAAAAATATTACATTTAGTGATTTAAAAGGGACATTAGAATATTTTATTAAATCTGTTTTCGGAGAAAATAAAAAAATTCGTCTTCGCCCTAGCTTTTTCCCATTTACAGAACCTTCAGTAGAAGTTGATGTATCTTGGGGAAATGAAGATGACGAAAATAATATTAAATGGTTAGAAATTCTTGGTGCAGGTATGGTGCATCCTAATGTATTAGAAATGGCAGGATTTGATACAGAAGAATATAGTGGTTTTGCTTTCGGTATGGGGGTAGAACGTATCGCAATGTTAAAATATGGCGTTAGTGATATAAGAAGTTTCTATACAAACGATATTAGATTCTTACAACAATTTAATAATGATAGAAACGATTAG
- a CDS encoding DUF4097 family beta strand repeat-containing protein: protein MNKFIKIAFSLIITGIILIGFATYLNNGNIPRFSANYDKKNYTVSINEIKDLDLNILDSDIVLEENTSSDKIEIDYYTSIEHEILITHTDKKLSIKENKNIFGINIDFSIFFKKREIKIKVPKSSSSIDVHSLNKIGNLIIKDLNIKHLTANSKIGNVYLTNVSTLDTEIKLSTGDLKINNFKSENNSLKIKTATGNIKLNNISSISNLNIDNNTGDIDLSSSTIKNINISNKLGNITINNLPNESTDNINLETKTGDISLFNLTVNNSISLKSTTGNILAELNDNESNFTNGSNKKKTLFTSSSTGTVTVKFLNK from the coding sequence ATGAATAAATTTATTAAAATCGCCTTTAGCCTGATAATTACTGGTATCATACTAATAGGTTTTGCAACATACTTAAATAATGGCAATATACCTAGATTCTCTGCTAATTATGATAAAAAGAATTATACTGTCTCAATTAATGAGATTAAAGATTTGGATTTAAATATTCTTGATTCCGATATTGTCTTAGAAGAAAATACCTCTTCTGATAAAATAGAAATAGATTACTATACTAGTATAGAGCACGAAATACTTATAACCCACACTGATAAAAAATTATCTATAAAAGAAAATAAAAATATTTTTGGTATTAATATTGACTTTAGTATCTTCTTCAAAAAACGAGAAATTAAAATAAAAGTACCTAAGTCTTCTTCTAGTATAGATGTCCATTCTTTAAATAAGATAGGTAATTTAATTATTAAAGATTTAAACATCAAACATCTTACAGCAAATAGTAAAATAGGAAATGTTTATTTAACTAATGTTTCTACTTTAGACACGGAAATCAAACTTTCAACTGGTGATCTTAAAATTAATAATTTTAAAAGTGAAAATAATTCTCTAAAAATAAAGACTGCTACTGGAAATATAAAACTAAATAATATTAGCAGTATTAGCAATCTAAATATTGATAATAATACTGGAGATATTGATTTATCATCATCAACTATAAAAAATATCAATATATCTAATAAACTTGGAAATATAACAATAAATAATTTACCTAATGAATCAACAGATAATATTAATTTAGAAACAAAAACAGGAGATATTTCCCTATTTAATCTTACAGTAAACAACTCTATTTCCCTTAAATCTACAACTGGTAACATCCTTGCTGAATTAAACGATAATGAATCTAATTTCACAAATGGTTCTAATAAAAAGAAAACGCTGTTTACATCTTCTTCTACTGGAACTGTTACTGTTAAATTTTTAAATAAATAA
- the ruvA gene encoding Holliday junction branch migration protein RuvA encodes MYAYIKGKISEINPTNIVIDNNGIGYEITVANPYEYQLNEEKQIYISQQVREDSNTLYGFLTKEQKKVFLLLLKVKGVGPKSALAILAGATSEEIISAIEKQDVNYLTKFPGIGKKSAQQIILDLQGKIDFNTAANKTESLANLYIKDALLALEALGYSTKELAKIESRLAKFEFSAVDDYVKQGLKLLFGN; translated from the coding sequence ATGTATGCATATATAAAAGGGAAAATTTCTGAGATTAATCCTACTAACATCGTAATAGATAATAATGGAATAGGTTATGAAATCACTGTTGCAAATCCATATGAATATCAATTAAATGAAGAAAAACAAATTTATATAAGTCAACAAGTTAGAGAGGATTCTAACACCCTTTATGGCTTTTTAACTAAAGAACAAAAAAAGGTATTTTTACTTTTATTAAAAGTAAAAGGGGTAGGACCTAAAAGTGCGTTAGCAATTTTGGCTGGAGCAACTAGTGAGGAAATTATCTCAGCGATAGAAAAGCAAGATGTAAATTATTTAACAAAATTCCCTGGTATAGGTAAAAAATCAGCTCAGCAAATTATTTTAGATTTACAAGGGAAAATAGATTTTAATACTGCAGCAAATAAAACAGAATCACTAGCAAATCTTTATATTAAAGATGCATTACTTGCTTTAGAAGCCCTTGGTTATAGTACAAAAGAATTGGCAAAAATCGAAAGCAGGCTGGCTAAGTTTGAATTTAGTGCAGTGGATGATTATGTAAAACAAGGATTAAAATTATTATTTGGAAATTAA
- a CDS encoding DUF4241 domain-containing protein, with translation MEKIHTSEKWLKKYEEVKNLLTSPVNYAQCFEMKEIQGKEVFVLDMGEVNFPTGEILVRDPLVWLHRDEKPYLQSVPVGKFRIKTLVAKIEEDHYRYVMSRVKFTEEEPVVYYEALKGDENLDSLEEESIFGFSVDAGLATIVDVETKNAYCDFEDSWYEENPNKNIYDDFFADIFEKNAVENPLYQREGGDWINFRIPNTNLSIPMIQTGFGDGVYPVYFGYDKNKNLCDIVIEYIYLG, from the coding sequence ATGGAAAAGATACATACATCAGAAAAATGGCTAAAAAAATATGAAGAAGTAAAGAATTTACTTACATCACCAGTAAATTATGCACAATGTTTTGAAATGAAAGAAATACAAGGTAAGGAAGTTTTTGTTTTAGATATGGGGGAAGTGAATTTCCCAACTGGAGAAATTTTGGTTAGAGATCCGTTAGTATGGCTTCACAGAGATGAAAAACCTTATTTACAGTCCGTACCTGTAGGGAAATTTAGAATAAAAACGCTAGTAGCAAAAATAGAGGAAGACCACTACAGATATGTGATGAGTAGAGTTAAATTTACAGAAGAAGAACCTGTTGTTTACTACGAAGCATTAAAGGGAGATGAAAATCTAGATTCTCTTGAAGAGGAGAGCATCTTCGGATTTTCCGTTGATGCAGGACTTGCAACAATAGTAGATGTTGAAACTAAAAATGCATATTGTGATTTTGAAGATAGTTGGTATGAAGAAAATCCTAATAAAAATATTTATGATGATTTCTTTGCGGATATTTTTGAAAAAAATGCAGTAGAAAATCCACTTTATCAACGTGAAGGAGGAGATTGGATTAATTTCAGGATTCCTAATACCAATTTAAGTATTCCGATGATTCAAACAGGTTTTGGAGATGGAGTGTATCCTGTATATTTTGGATATGATAAGAATAAAAATCTTTGTGACATCGTTATAGAGTATATTTATCTAGGATAA
- a CDS encoding epoxyqueuosine reductase QueH yields MIDSKQFINTRHKNQKINYDNVLKELIKEWSKNSFRPKILIHSCCAPCSTYVLEYLSEFSDITIFFSNSNIHPKEEYIKRMLVQKDFVEEFNRRNDKKIKFLADEYSPSKFIRAVKGYEDEREGGERCHICYEMRLDSSAQKALELGYDYFASALTISPKKNAQIINETGYVLQEQISIYYLPSDFKKNNGYRRSVEMCEDYNIYRQCYCGCVFAAKDQGIDFKEINKNAREFNNNHEDYERFKSIIKLGGEIV; encoded by the coding sequence ATGATAGATAGTAAACAGTTTATTAATACAAGGCATAAAAATCAAAAAATAAACTATGATAATGTTTTAAAAGAATTGATAAAAGAATGGAGTAAAAATAGCTTTCGCCCTAAAATTTTAATTCATTCATGTTGTGCACCATGTAGCACCTATGTTTTGGAATATTTATCAGAGTTTAGTGATATCACAATATTTTTCTCAAATTCTAATATTCATCCTAAAGAAGAATATATAAAAAGAATGCTCGTTCAAAAAGATTTTGTAGAAGAGTTTAATAGAAGAAATGACAAGAAGATAAAATTTTTAGCTGATGAATATTCACCTAGTAAGTTTATTAGAGCAGTAAAGGGTTACGAAGACGAACGTGAAGGTGGAGAAAGATGCCATATTTGTTATGAAATGCGCCTTGATTCATCTGCTCAAAAAGCTTTGGAATTAGGATATGATTATTTTGCTTCGGCATTAACAATTAGTCCAAAAAAAAACGCTCAAATAATTAACGAAACAGGATATGTTTTACAAGAACAAATTTCGATTTATTATTTACCTTCTGATTTTAAAAAAAATAATGGTTATCGTCGCTCAGTAGAAATGTGTGAGGATTATAATATATATCGTCAGTGTTATTGTGGGTGTGTTTTTGCAGCAAAAGATCAAGGGATAGATTTTAAAGAAATTAATAAGAATGCACGTGAATTTAATAATAATCATGAAGATTATGAAAGATTTAAGTCTATAATCAAACTCGGGGGAGAAATAGTTTAG
- the ptsP gene encoding phosphoenolpyruvate--protein phosphotransferase has protein sequence MLKLKGIAASQGISFAKAYVFVEPDLTVKEVKIEDVAAEIKRFEDAIEASKKELTIIKENALASLGADKAAVFEAHLLILDDPEFMGTVKTDIESKVINAEYAFKETSDMFISMFEAMDNEYMKERAADIRDVSKRILAHLLGVDLPNPSLIDEEVIVIAEDLTPSDTAQLNKKYVKGFATNIGGRTSHSAIMARSLEIPAVVGTSSITEDVKNGDILILDGLDGVVLVNPDEATTAEYKEKHAKFEAQKAEWAKLVTEKSVTKDGHEVILAANIGTPADLEGVKNNGGEAVGLYRTEFLYMGRDQLPTEDEQFEAYKAVLEGMGDKPVVVRTLDIGGDKELPYLDLPKEMNPFLGFRAIRLCLEEKDLFRTQLRALLRASVYGKLCVMFPMIATVQEFRAAKALFLEEKEKLVAEGVAVSNDIELGIMVEIPSTAVIADIFAKEVDFFSIGTNDLIQYTMAADRMSEKVSYLYQPYNPAILRLVKNVIEASHKEGKWTGMCGEMAGDSLAIPLLLGMGLDEFSMSATSILQARSQIKNLTLAKMKELVEKAVMCATTEEVLALIEEYTK, from the coding sequence ATGTTAAAATTAAAAGGTATAGCAGCATCACAAGGTATATCTTTTGCTAAAGCTTATGTATTTGTAGAGCCAGATTTGACAGTTAAAGAAGTGAAAATTGAAGATGTGGCAGCTGAAATTAAACGTTTTGAAGATGCTATAGAAGCATCTAAAAAAGAATTAACTATTATTAAAGAAAATGCATTAGCAAGCCTAGGTGCAGATAAAGCTGCTGTATTTGAAGCTCATCTTTTAATTTTAGATGATCCTGAATTTATGGGAACTGTTAAAACAGATATTGAGTCTAAAGTTATTAATGCAGAATATGCATTTAAAGAAACTTCTGATATGTTTATATCTATGTTTGAAGCAATGGACAATGAATATATGAAAGAGCGTGCAGCTGATATTAGAGACGTTTCTAAACGTATTTTAGCACATCTTTTAGGTGTGGATTTACCAAATCCGAGTTTAATAGATGAAGAAGTTATTGTTATCGCGGAAGACTTGACACCATCTGATACTGCTCAACTTAACAAAAAATATGTAAAAGGTTTTGCAACAAATATCGGTGGACGTACTTCTCACTCTGCAATTATGGCACGTTCATTAGAAATTCCAGCGGTAGTTGGAACAAGTTCAATTACAGAAGATGTGAAAAATGGCGACATTTTAATTCTTGATGGACTTGATGGTGTTGTTCTTGTAAATCCAGATGAAGCTACTACTGCTGAATATAAGGAAAAACACGCTAAGTTTGAAGCTCAAAAAGCTGAATGGGCTAAACTTGTAACAGAAAAATCTGTAACAAAAGATGGACATGAAGTAATTTTGGCAGCAAACATCGGAACACCAGCAGATTTAGAAGGTGTTAAAAATAATGGTGGAGAAGCTGTAGGATTATATCGTACAGAGTTCTTATATATGGGACGCGATCAACTGCCAACAGAAGATGAACAATTTGAAGCATATAAAGCTGTATTAGAAGGTATGGGTGATAAACCAGTAGTAGTTCGTACTCTAGACATTGGGGGAGACAAAGAACTACCTTACTTAGATTTACCAAAAGAAATGAACCCATTCTTAGGATTTAGAGCAATCAGACTTTGTTTAGAAGAAAAAGATCTTTTCAGAACGCAGCTTAGAGCATTATTACGTGCATCTGTGTACGGAAAATTATGTGTAATGTTCCCTATGATTGCAACAGTGCAAGAATTTAGAGCAGCTAAAGCTTTATTCTTAGAAGAAAAAGAAAAACTTGTAGCTGAAGGTGTTGCAGTAAGTAATGATATTGAATTAGGTATCATGGTTGAGATTCCGTCAACAGCTGTTATCGCTGACATCTTTGCTAAAGAAGTTGATTTCTTCTCAATCGGTACTAACGATTTAATTCAATATACTATGGCAGCAGACCGTATGAGTGAAAAAGTATCATACTTATACCAACCATATAATCCAGCTATCTTACGTCTTGTAAAAAATGTTATTGAAGCATCTCACAAAGAAGGTAAATGGACTGGAATGTGTGGAGAAATGGCTGGAGACAGTTTAGCTATTCCATTACTGCTTGGTATGGGATTAGATGAGTTTTCAATGTCTGCTACTTCAATTTTACAAGCACGTAGTCAAATCAAGAATTTAACACTTGCTAAAATGAAAGAATTAGTTGAAAAAGCTGTTATGTGTGCTACGACTGAAGAAGTATTAGCTTTAATAGAAGAATATACGAAATAA